Proteins found in one Amphiura filiformis chromosome 14, Afil_fr2py, whole genome shotgun sequence genomic segment:
- the LOC140170143 gene encoding LHFPL tetraspan subfamily member 6 protein-like isoform X1, whose product MDASYQRGTFPSRGFTYGHKSSSMPPGYPAIAYKIPEPGSYSKRSLNSLNSTNRCRRTSYNDNSAMVSAGLTAIGVLWAMISFLATCASCVGYMLPYWIQGSMLNNTQAVYFGVFRRCNYPTIEAGFVNQCGRYKTFVDIPSLSWQICTVVIGVGCIIAMFVSFTALLACCMNDLVTKRVGRFVGCLQFMAGILVGSGCVLYPLGWDHTQVQQACGQMSGLYRLGDCSMCFGYYTTIGGCGLLLLASLLSWKAGTSKTDAYGIVGHCDPRRV is encoded by the exons ATGGATGCTTCCTACCAGCGAGGGACTTTTCCATCCCGTGGCTTCACATATGGGCATAAATCCTCAAGCATGCCACCAGGTTACCCTGCAATTGCATACAA GATACCAGAGCCTGGGTCATACAGCAAACGCTCCTTGAATTCTCTCAACTCAACAAACCGTTGTCGACGGACATCATACAATGATAACAGCGCCATGGTTTCAGCCGGCCTGACCGCTATTGGTGTACTATGGGCCATGATATCATTCCTCGCAACCTGCGCATCATGCGTAGGTTACATGCTACCATACTGGATCCAAGGCTCCATGCTCAACAACACACAGGCTGTATATTTCGGGGTGTTCAGACGATGCAATTACCCGACTATCGAGGCAGGTTTTGTGAACCAATGCGGACGTTATAAGACTTTTGTGGATATACCGTCGTTATCGTGGCAGATTTGTACGGTGGTGATCGGTGTAGGGTGTATTATTGCAATGTTTGTGTCATTTACAGCATTATTAGCGTGTTGTATGAACGACTTGGTGACCAAAAGAGTTGGCAGATTTGTTGGTTGTCTTCAATTTATGGCAG GTATATTGGTTGGATCAGGCTGTGTCCTATACCCTCTGGGATGGGATCATACACAAGTTCAGCAAGCATGTGGGCAGATGTCTGGCCTTTACAGACTAG GTGATTGTAGTATGTGTTTTGGTTACTACACGACCATTGGTGGCTGTGGCCTTCTACTCCTGGCCTCTTTATTGTCATGGAAAGCAGGGACTTCAAAGACTGATGCATATGGTATAGTGGGACACTGTGACCCAAGGAGGGTATAG
- the LOC140170143 gene encoding LHFPL tetraspan subfamily member 6 protein-like isoform X2 produces MHIVTDVERWKARRCIEVKRIPEPGSYSKRSLNSLNSTNRCRRTSYNDNSAMVSAGLTAIGVLWAMISFLATCASCVGYMLPYWIQGSMLNNTQAVYFGVFRRCNYPTIEAGFVNQCGRYKTFVDIPSLSWQICTVVIGVGCIIAMFVSFTALLACCMNDLVTKRVGRFVGCLQFMAGILVGSGCVLYPLGWDHTQVQQACGQMSGLYRLGDCSMCFGYYTTIGGCGLLLLASLLSWKAGTSKTDAYGIVGHCDPRRV; encoded by the exons GATACCAGAGCCTGGGTCATACAGCAAACGCTCCTTGAATTCTCTCAACTCAACAAACCGTTGTCGACGGACATCATACAATGATAACAGCGCCATGGTTTCAGCCGGCCTGACCGCTATTGGTGTACTATGGGCCATGATATCATTCCTCGCAACCTGCGCATCATGCGTAGGTTACATGCTACCATACTGGATCCAAGGCTCCATGCTCAACAACACACAGGCTGTATATTTCGGGGTGTTCAGACGATGCAATTACCCGACTATCGAGGCAGGTTTTGTGAACCAATGCGGACGTTATAAGACTTTTGTGGATATACCGTCGTTATCGTGGCAGATTTGTACGGTGGTGATCGGTGTAGGGTGTATTATTGCAATGTTTGTGTCATTTACAGCATTATTAGCGTGTTGTATGAACGACTTGGTGACCAAAAGAGTTGGCAGATTTGTTGGTTGTCTTCAATTTATGGCAG GTATATTGGTTGGATCAGGCTGTGTCCTATACCCTCTGGGATGGGATCATACACAAGTTCAGCAAGCATGTGGGCAGATGTCTGGCCTTTACAGACTAG GTGATTGTAGTATGTGTTTTGGTTACTACACGACCATTGGTGGCTGTGGCCTTCTACTCCTGGCCTCTTTATTGTCATGGAAAGCAGGGACTTCAAAGACTGATGCATATGGTATAGTGGGACACTGTGACCCAAGGAGGGTATAG